One part of the Sciurus carolinensis chromosome 6, mSciCar1.2, whole genome shotgun sequence genome encodes these proteins:
- the Ftmt gene encoding ferritin, mitochondrial: protein MLSCFRFLSKFISPSLLALRSTGCSLVIPQLWVSRRPWDPQSATPRLLLATVASSWDPSGPSRVRQNFHRDSEAAVNHQINLELYASYVYLSMAYYFSRDDVALYNFSRYFLRQSREEREHAEKLMRFQNQRGGQICLKDIKKPDKDNWESGLHALQCALVLEKNVNHSLLELHTLASDKGDPHLCDFLETHYLNEQVKSIKELGDHVHNLIKMESQDAGLAEYLFDKHTLGNEKQN, encoded by the coding sequence ATGCTGTCCTGTTTCCGTTTCCTCTCCAAGTTCATCAGCCCTTCGCTGCTGGCCCTGCGCAGCACAGGCTGCAGCCTCGTGATTCCGCAGCTCTGGGTCTCCAGGCGCCCCTGGGACCCTCAGTCGGCCACCCCGCGACTTCTGCTGGCCACAGTGGCCTCCTCCTGGGACCCCTCTGGGCCTTCCCGCGTGCGCCAGAACTTTCACCGCGACTCCGAGGCCGCAGTAAACCACCAAATCAACCTTGAGCTCTATGCGTCCTATGTGTACTTGTCCATGGCCTATTACTTCTCCCGCGATGACGTGGCCTTGTACAACTTCTCCAGGTATTTTCTTCGCCAGTCCCGGGAGGAGAGAGAGCATGCAGAGAAGCTGATGAGGTTTCAGAACCAGCGAGGAGGCCAGATCTGCCTAAAGGACATCAAGAAGCCAGACAAGGATAACTGGGAAAGTGGGCTGCATGCCTTGCAGTGTGCTCTAGTCTTGGAGAAGAATGTGAACCACTCATTGCTGGAATTGCACACCCTGGCCTCAGACAAAGGTGACCCCCATTTATGTGACTTTCTGGAAACCCATTACCTGAATGAACAGGTGAAGTCTATCAAAGAACTAGGTGACCATGTACACAACTTGATTAAGATGGAGTCCCAGGATGCTGGCCTAGCAGAGTACCTTTTTGACAAACATACCCTTGGAAACGAAAAACAGAACTAA